One segment of Niabella beijingensis DNA contains the following:
- the mnmA gene encoding tRNA 2-thiouridine(34) synthase MnmA, whose translation MSKKGKVLVAMSGGIDSTVAALMLNDQGYEVIGITMKTWDYSGSGGGKKETGCCNVDSFNDARMAAVQHGFPHFILDIREEFGDFVVNDFVEEYLAGRTPNPCVLCNTHIKWRALLKRADALGCEFIATGHYAKVRQHDNGRFVISKAVDHTKDQSYVLWGVDQELLARTILPLGGFHKTEIRQMALDYGYPELAKKSESYEICFVPDNDYRGFLKRRVDGLEARVNGGDFVDKSGKILGKHKGYPFYTIGQRKGLDIALGRPVFVTEINPENNTVVLGDEEDLEKDEMLVTRINYIKYDAITPGMEATTKIRYKDSGTLSNLYTEGNDIKVSFYQNAKGIAPGQSAVFYEGDDVIGGGIIRSGKKLLFPSI comes from the coding sequence ATGAGCAAGAAAGGAAAAGTTTTAGTGGCGATGAGCGGCGGCATCGACAGCACAGTGGCGGCGCTGATGCTGAACGACCAGGGCTATGAGGTGATCGGTATCACCATGAAAACATGGGATTACAGCGGCAGCGGCGGCGGTAAAAAAGAAACCGGCTGCTGTAATGTAGACAGTTTTAATGATGCCCGTATGGCGGCTGTGCAGCACGGGTTTCCACATTTTATACTCGACATCCGGGAAGAGTTCGGCGATTTTGTGGTGAATGATTTTGTGGAGGAATACCTGGCAGGACGCACACCCAATCCCTGCGTGCTCTGCAATACACATATCAAATGGAGGGCTCTTTTAAAAAGAGCGGACGCCCTGGGCTGCGAATTCATCGCCACCGGCCACTATGCAAAAGTGCGGCAGCATGATAACGGCCGTTTTGTGATCAGCAAAGCAGTGGATCATACAAAGGATCAGAGCTATGTGCTGTGGGGGGTGGACCAGGAGCTGCTGGCCCGTACCATTTTGCCCCTTGGCGGATTTCACAAAACCGAGATCCGTCAGATGGCACTGGACTATGGCTATCCTGAGCTGGCCAAAAAAAGCGAAAGCTATGAGATCTGTTTTGTACCGGATAATGATTACCGCGGTTTTCTGAAAAGGCGTGTGGACGGACTGGAAGCACGTGTGAACGGAGGTGACTTCGTGGATAAGAGCGGAAAGATCCTGGGCAAACACAAAGGCTATCCTTTTTACACCATCGGGCAGCGGAAAGGGCTGGACATAGCCCTGGGCCGTCCTGTATTTGTTACAGAGATCAACCCTGAGAACAATACCGTTGTACTGGGAGATGAGGAAGACCTGGAAAAGGATGAAATGCTGGTAACGCGGATCAACTACATAAAATATGACGCCATCACCCCGGGAATGGAAGCCACCACAAAGATCCGGTATAAGGACAGTGGTACCCTTTCCAATCTTTATACAGAAGGCAATGATATAAAAGTATCTTTTTATCAGAACGCCAAAGGAATTGCGCCGGGGCAAAGCGCCGTGTTTTATGAAGGGGACGATGTCATCGGAGGCGGTATCATCCGTTCCGGAAAGAAACTTCTGTTCCCGTCCATCTAA
- a CDS encoding DMT family transporter yields the protein MKNYIFLLLAILFETIATSMLKTSEQFTKPVPSIVTILCYAGAFYFLSLTLKTIPVGIAYAIWSAVGIVLITLVGIFVFKQVPDLPAIIGLLLIIAGVIIINVFSKTSAH from the coding sequence ATGAAAAATTACATCTTCCTGCTCCTGGCCATCCTCTTCGAAACCATCGCTACCTCTATGCTTAAAACCTCTGAGCAATTCACAAAGCCGGTGCCCAGCATCGTCACGATCCTTTGTTATGCGGGGGCATTTTATTTCCTGAGCCTTACATTAAAAACGATACCCGTTGGCATTGCCTACGCTATCTGGTCGGCAGTTGGCATCGTCCTTATTACCCTGGTGGGTATTTTTGTCTTCAAACAGGTACCGGACCTGCCCGCCATCATCGGACTGCTCCTGATCATCGCCGGCGTGATCATCATCAATGTTTTTTCAAAAACATCTGCACACTGA
- a CDS encoding SDR family oxidoreductase encodes MVISDNKAPVLVTGGNGFLGIHCIAQLLQQGYTVRTTIRNAARKKETAEMLNNAGITDQHRLTFVEADLMDDENWQAAVTDCTYVLHVASPIFLRLPKQEDEMIRPAVEGTLRVLRAARNAGVKRVVMTSNFGAVGYSHTDRNTLITEESWTSPDQKGLSAYNRSKVLAEHAAWDFIKKEGGNLELSVINPMAIFGPAFGPALSSGFELLKKLMDGTIKAIPRIVLGIVDVRDVADLHIRAMTDPAAKGQRFLALAGGTLSLPQIAMLLKKTFPETASRISGRIAPDWMIRLAALFNKQAKAIAPLLGVYRNASNEKARRLLGWRPRSNEEAVLATAGSLLKYHFANA; translated from the coding sequence ATGGTTATTTCAGACAATAAGGCCCCCGTACTGGTGACCGGGGGGAACGGGTTCTTGGGTATTCATTGTATTGCGCAGCTGCTGCAGCAGGGCTACACTGTAAGAACGACGATCCGGAACGCAGCCAGAAAAAAGGAGACAGCAGAAATGCTGAACAATGCAGGGATCACCGATCAGCACCGGTTGACCTTTGTGGAAGCCGATCTTATGGATGATGAAAACTGGCAGGCCGCTGTAACAGATTGTACCTATGTGCTGCATGTGGCCTCCCCCATCTTCCTTCGTTTGCCAAAACAGGAGGATGAAATGATACGTCCGGCCGTGGAAGGTACGCTGCGGGTGTTGCGTGCCGCCCGCAATGCGGGTGTGAAGCGGGTTGTAATGACCTCTAATTTCGGAGCAGTGGGCTATAGCCATACCGACAGGAATACCCTGATCACAGAAGAAAGCTGGACCTCACCGGATCAAAAGGGATTGTCGGCCTACAACAGATCAAAAGTACTGGCAGAACACGCTGCCTGGGATTTTATAAAGAAGGAAGGCGGCAACCTTGAGTTATCCGTCATCAATCCGATGGCGATCTTTGGTCCGGCTTTTGGTCCCGCGCTTTCCAGCGGGTTTGAGCTTCTGAAAAAACTGATGGATGGCACTATTAAAGCCATTCCCCGGATTGTTCTGGGTATTGTTGATGTACGTGACGTTGCGGATCTTCATATCCGCGCCATGACAGATCCGGCAGCAAAAGGACAGCGCTTTCTCGCGCTCGCCGGTGGTACGCTCTCCCTTCCGCAGATCGCAATGCTGTTAAAAAAAACATTTCCGGAAACAGCTTCCCGTATCTCCGGGCGGATCGCACCCGACTGGATGATCCGCCTGGCGGCCCTGTTCAATAAGCAGGCAAAGGCAATAGCCCCCCTGCTGGGTGTTTACCGGAATGCCAGCAATGAAAAGGCCCGCCGCCTGCTGGGATGGCGTCCCCGGAGCAATGAGGAGGCCGTCCTGGCCACAGCCGGCAGTCTGTTAAAATATCATTTTGCCAATGCGTAA
- a CDS encoding epimerase has translation MGINIILTGATGMVGEGVLLECLAHPAVDTVLCISRRPVQRKHPKLKEYLVPDFLNLQPDDPRLKGYDACFFCAGVSSVGMKEDRYRIMTYDTTLHFAKAVLQQNPQMVFNYVSGRGTDSTEKGRLMWARVKGQTENALLQLPFRNVYLFRPAFMKASPGQQFLPSAYKYLGWLYPVLKTLFPKSVSTLQQVGRAMIRTVLETPDKPVLEVADINALGTQ, from the coding sequence ATGGGAATAAACATCATCTTAACCGGCGCTACCGGGATGGTAGGAGAAGGGGTATTGCTGGAGTGCCTCGCCCATCCGGCTGTGGACACCGTTCTTTGCATCAGCCGCAGACCGGTACAGCGAAAACATCCGAAACTGAAGGAATACCTGGTTCCTGATTTTTTGAACCTGCAGCCGGATGATCCCCGGCTGAAAGGATATGATGCCTGTTTTTTCTGTGCGGGGGTCAGCAGTGTGGGAATGAAGGAAGACCGCTATCGCATCATGACCTATGATACCACACTTCATTTTGCAAAAGCCGTATTGCAGCAGAATCCGCAAATGGTATTCAATTATGTCAGTGGCCGGGGTACGGACAGTACCGAAAAAGGCCGGCTGATGTGGGCACGTGTAAAGGGGCAGACGGAAAATGCGCTGCTGCAGCTGCCTTTCAGAAACGTATACCTTTTCCGCCCGGCCTTTATGAAAGCCAGTCCCGGTCAGCAATTCCTTCCGTCGGCCTACAAATACCTCGGCTGGCTGTACCCGGTGCTCAAAACCCTGTTTCCCAAAAGTGTCAGCACCCTGCAACAGGTAGGCAGGGCCATGATCCGGACCGTACTGGAGACGCCGGACAAACCGGTACTGGAAGTAGCAGACATCAATGCTCTCGGAACACAATAA
- a CDS encoding MBL fold metallo-hydrolase, producing the protein MIVLLSVLIVLTVITFFYMRQPKFGKAPSGARLERIKKSPNYRDGKFQNIHFTPTLTKGYSMFGVIKDQLFKTFPRRRPVDSIPSVKTDLLQLPADSNLLVWFGHSSYFMQLNGKRFLIDPVFSGNAAPLPGTVRSFKGSDIYTAEDLPPIDYLLISHDHYDHLDYETIVALRPKIRSVICGLGVGAHFEYWGFDTKNITEMDWNETVPLDSNITLHTAAARHFSGRGFTRNNTLWLSFILQTPSQTIYLGGDSGYDTHFAEIGNRFDSIDWAILENGQYNKAWQAIHMLPPEVLQAAKDLKVRRILPVHSSKFTLAQHPWDEPLKELTRLNSTHPVPLITPRIGEPVVLDHPVSFQPWWETIQ; encoded by the coding sequence ATGATTGTTTTACTGAGCGTTTTGATAGTGCTCACGGTTATCACTTTTTTTTACATGCGGCAGCCGAAATTCGGGAAAGCCCCGTCCGGTGCGCGACTGGAGCGTATCAAAAAATCCCCGAACTACCGGGATGGGAAATTTCAGAACATCCATTTTACGCCCACGCTTACAAAAGGGTATAGTATGTTCGGGGTGATAAAGGACCAGCTCTTTAAGACCTTTCCCAGAAGAAGACCTGTAGATTCCATCCCATCTGTAAAAACCGACCTGCTTCAGTTACCCGCCGACAGTAATCTGCTGGTCTGGTTCGGACACTCGTCCTACTTCATGCAGCTCAATGGTAAACGTTTTCTCATCGACCCGGTGTTCAGCGGTAATGCCGCGCCCCTGCCCGGAACCGTGCGTTCGTTTAAAGGCAGTGATATTTATACCGCAGAGGATCTGCCCCCCATCGACTACCTGCTGATCTCCCACGATCATTATGATCATCTCGATTATGAAACGATTGTGGCCCTGCGTCCGAAGATCCGTTCGGTCATCTGCGGCCTGGGTGTGGGTGCTCACTTTGAATACTGGGGGTTTGACACCAAAAACATCACGGAGATGGACTGGAATGAAACCGTACCGCTGGACAGTAATATCACCCTTCACACTGCCGCTGCCCGGCATTTTTCCGGGCGGGGATTTACGCGCAACAATACCCTGTGGCTGTCGTTTATCCTGCAAACCCCTTCGCAGACCATTTACCTGGGCGGAGACAGCGGATATGACACACATTTTGCCGAGATCGGCAACCGGTTTGATTCAATCGATTGGGCCATCCTGGAGAACGGCCAGTACAATAAGGCCTGGCAGGCGATCCATATGCTGCCACCCGAAGTATTGCAGGCCGCGAAAGACCTGAAAGTCCGTCGCATCCTGCCGGTACATTCATCAAAGTTCACGCTCGCGCAGCACCCCTGGGATGAGCCGCTGAAGGAGCTCACCCGTTTAAACAGCACGCACCCGGTTCCGCTGATCACACCCCGTATCGGGGAGCCGGTCGTACTGGATCATCCTGTTTCCTTTCAGCCCTGGTGGGAAACGATTCAATAA
- a CDS encoding helix-turn-helix domain-containing protein, with amino-acid sequence MKITEITSCYIGPVISPEQFIPEHFFLYLQKGTAEGYDGHKKQYLKAGECCMIKKNRLARYRKQSEDNRFEKIVIIFDEPFLRSFYDRHHPPAAGIKSDDAFVPLPRHEWIHSFIRSLSPYYANNGKIEEPFSSLKREELLLILLKLKPGLSGSLFDFGIPQKIDLEAYMNRNYRFNVSMERFAYLTGRSLSAFKRDFRVTFGETPGRWLLRKRLQEAYFLIHEKKEKPSSIYLDLGFEDLSHFSYAFKKEFGQAPTAPVIE; translated from the coding sequence ATGAAGATAACCGAGATCACTTCCTGTTATATCGGCCCGGTCATTTCACCGGAACAGTTTATCCCGGAGCATTTCTTTTTATACCTGCAGAAAGGAACCGCCGAAGGATATGATGGTCACAAAAAACAGTATCTGAAAGCAGGCGAATGCTGCATGATAAAAAAGAACCGGCTTGCCCGCTACCGGAAGCAGAGCGAAGACAACCGCTTCGAAAAGATCGTCATAATATTTGATGAACCGTTCCTGCGTTCCTTTTATGACAGGCATCACCCGCCGGCAGCCGGCATCAAATCAGACGATGCATTTGTTCCGCTGCCCCGGCACGAATGGATCCATAGTTTTATACGGTCGCTAAGTCCGTACTATGCAAATAACGGAAAAATAGAAGAACCGTTTTCATCCCTGAAACGAGAAGAACTGCTGCTGATCCTTTTAAAACTAAAGCCCGGGCTCTCCGGCAGTTTATTCGATTTTGGCATTCCGCAAAAGATCGACCTGGAGGCCTATATGAACCGCAACTACCGGTTCAATGTAAGCATGGAGCGCTTTGCATACCTCACCGGCCGTAGCCTTTCCGCATTTAAACGGGATTTCCGGGTCACATTCGGGGAAACACCCGGACGCTGGCTCCTGCGGAAACGCTTACAGGAAGCTTATTTTCTCATCCATGAAAAAAAAGAAAAGCCCAGTTCCATCTACCTGGATCTTGGTTTCGAAGACTTATCGCATTTTTCCTATGCATTCAAAAAGGAATTCGGGCAGGCACCAACGGCGCCGGTCATTGAATGA
- a CDS encoding NUDIX hydrolase, with translation MQIKQLPTAGLVVVKDGKLLLAYSNNKKAWYLPGGKIETGETAIRSLQREIKEELNLNIPADELRYYGHITAPAYGEEGTVIMEQECFLYTLSTDITPGREIGAVAFFNEAEYAKQPAQVPGVLQLFERLKKDQLIPADIPQSV, from the coding sequence ATGCAAATAAAACAATTACCCACAGCAGGCCTAGTGGTGGTAAAAGACGGTAAATTACTGCTCGCCTACAGCAATAATAAAAAGGCCTGGTATCTGCCGGGAGGGAAAATCGAAACCGGTGAAACTGCGATCCGGTCGCTTCAGCGGGAAATAAAGGAAGAGCTGAACCTGAACATCCCTGCAGATGAGCTGCGCTACTATGGCCATATAACGGCCCCTGCGTACGGAGAAGAAGGTACGGTTATAATGGAACAGGAATGTTTTTTATACACACTGAGCACTGATATTACACCCGGCAGGGAAATTGGAGCGGTCGCTTTTTTTAATGAAGCGGAATATGCAAAGCAGCCGGCACAGGTACCGGGCGTCCTGCAGCTTTTCGAACGCCTGAAAAAAGATCAGTTAATCCCTGCGGATATCCCGCAATCAGTTTAA
- a CDS encoding glycoside hydrolase family 18 protein yields the protein MKHQLFLFIWLLAAAGLKAQPDPSYKVVAYYSGDSATLLQYNFKGITHLIYGFAHLDSTGKLAVSRSKDTAVLKAFETVKRRYPHLKTLIALGGWGGCRPCSGTFGHSDSTALFAASVVHFLDRFHLDGIDLDWEYPALPGVPGHPFATEDRPNFTRLLLNLRQQLGKQKLITFAAGGFQKYLDESVEWTKIADAVSFVNLMTYDLVHGYSTRTGHQSPLYSSLPDEESVDRCIRFFKQRQFPLHKVIIGVPFYIRAFQVDDPGNNGLFRPGKFVYMRGYRRNLDSLTAANGFTRYWDDRAKAPYWFHPGRKLFITGDDPQSLRYKMDYIRQHQLGGIMFWELNYDTFRNGLLQQVLF from the coding sequence TTGAAACATCAGTTGTTCCTGTTTATCTGGTTGCTGGCGGCTGCCGGCCTGAAGGCTCAGCCGGATCCTTCCTACAAAGTGGTGGCTTATTATTCCGGCGACAGCGCCACGTTGCTGCAATACAACTTTAAAGGTATTACACACTTGATCTACGGGTTTGCCCACCTGGACAGTACCGGGAAGCTGGCCGTATCCCGTTCAAAGGACACGGCCGTGCTGAAAGCATTTGAAACGGTAAAGCGCCGCTATCCTCATTTAAAAACCCTGATCGCTCTTGGCGGCTGGGGCGGCTGCCGGCCCTGTTCCGGAACATTTGGTCATTCCGACAGCACCGCTTTATTTGCCGCATCCGTCGTGCATTTTTTAGACAGGTTCCATCTCGACGGCATTGACCTGGATTGGGAGTACCCGGCATTACCGGGTGTTCCCGGTCATCCTTTTGCCACGGAAGACCGGCCCAATTTTACGCGTCTTCTCCTCAATCTGCGGCAGCAGTTGGGAAAACAAAAACTGATAACCTTTGCAGCGGGAGGTTTTCAAAAATACCTGGATGAATCGGTGGAATGGACAAAGATCGCTGATGCGGTCAGCTTTGTAAACCTGATGACCTATGACCTGGTGCATGGATACTCCACACGGACCGGCCACCAGTCTCCGCTTTACTCCTCCCTGCCGGATGAAGAGTCGGTAGACCGGTGTATCCGTTTTTTTAAGCAGCGGCAATTCCCTCTTCATAAGGTCATCATAGGTGTGCCTTTTTATATAAGAGCTTTCCAGGTAGATGATCCGGGAAATAATGGCCTGTTCCGGCCGGGAAAATTCGTCTATATGCGGGGCTACCGGCGCAACCTGGATTCATTGACCGCAGCCAACGGCTTTACCCGTTACTGGGACGACAGGGCAAAAGCGCCTTACTGGTTCCATCCCGGACGCAAACTCTTTATCACCGGGGATGATCCCCAGTCATTACGTTATAAAATGGACTATATCCGGCAACATCAACTGGGCGGTATCATGTTCTGGGAGTTGAATTATGATACGTTCCGGAACGGACTGTTGCAACAGGTATTATTCTGA
- a CDS encoding SPFH domain-containing protein, which produces MGLFDFIRNEFIEVIEWVDASNNTMIWKFQDKGNNIKNGAKLTVRESQEVVLMNEGEFGDLYQPGLHTLSTSNMPITTTLKSWKYGFESPFKVDIYFISTRQFTDLKWGTSGPVLIRDAELGQVRLKAFGNFAIRIADPKKFITEFAGTNPFVRVEGVEDVLQGIISSHFAEVIAKAKISVLELAANYQALGAQLKPEFQKELDSYGLSLEKFFIENISLPEEVEKILDKKTELNILKGNLNDFNQMQGGIALENLSNNDAAGNMGGVGAGVVLTNLMAQANQPQQSASDNKSNLMDLLKQLGELKNQGIITEEEFAEKKKEILAKL; this is translated from the coding sequence ATGGGATTATTTGACTTTATCAGAAACGAATTCATAGAAGTTATCGAATGGGTAGATGCTTCCAACAATACCATGATCTGGAAATTTCAGGATAAGGGAAACAATATCAAGAACGGGGCAAAACTGACCGTTCGGGAGAGCCAGGAAGTGGTGCTGATGAATGAGGGCGAGTTTGGTGATCTCTACCAACCCGGGCTGCATACCCTTTCCACCAGCAATATGCCCATTACCACCACACTCAAATCCTGGAAATATGGGTTTGAGTCACCGTTCAAGGTGGATATTTATTTCATCAGCACCCGTCAATTTACGGACCTCAAATGGGGCACTTCAGGGCCGGTACTGATCCGGGATGCCGAGCTGGGACAGGTACGGCTTAAAGCTTTTGGCAATTTTGCGATCCGCATCGCTGATCCAAAAAAGTTCATAACAGAATTTGCAGGCACCAATCCTTTTGTGCGTGTGGAAGGAGTGGAAGACGTATTGCAGGGAATTATTTCCAGTCACTTTGCGGAAGTGATTGCCAAGGCAAAGATCTCAGTACTGGAACTGGCGGCCAATTACCAGGCACTCGGTGCACAGTTGAAACCCGAATTTCAGAAAGAATTGGACAGCTACGGACTTTCCCTCGAGAAGTTCTTTATCGAAAATATTTCATTGCCGGAAGAAGTGGAGAAGATTCTTGACAAGAAAACAGAGCTCAATATACTGAAGGGGAACCTGAATGATTTCAACCAGATGCAGGGTGGTATTGCATTGGAGAATCTTTCCAATAACGATGCCGCAGGCAATATGGGTGGTGTGGGCGCCGGGGTGGTATTAACCAACCTGATGGCACAGGCCAACCAGCCGCAGCAATCAGCCTCTGACAATAAGAGCAACCTGATGGACCTGTTGAAACAACTGGGGGAACTTAAGAACCAGGGCATTATTACAGAAGAGGAATTTGCCGAAAAGAAAAAAGAAATTTTAGCCAAGCTGTAA
- a CDS encoding Fmu (Sun) domain protein, producing MTAEQSISGSPEKVPGRFYSYLNSAVKIIGSYKGEMPLAHFLKNFFSGEKKFGSKDRKQIAQLCYAYYRLGKDFTDLSFEQRILLGLRTTADAAAVAWEPLFEAYQVPQHFSGTVFPWKKQLSPSVDAALLEQSFLTQPDLFLRIRPGNEAGVKQKLEAAGISFKLEGDAIRLNNAVKADTVLDINREVVVQDLSSQQTAGLLRFFKTLKAHPDSYRGSTLQSPISIWDCCAASGGKSLLAWDVLAPAELTVSDLRSSIIANLKRRFREAGITSFNALVADATMSPAPHFRAHFDLVIADVPCSGSGTWSRTPERLHYFNTSEIKTYATLQRKILTNLGHAVKPGGFLLYITCSVFHAENEDQVAWLQQRGWKVKEQQVIKGYTLKADTMFGALLQKEQ from the coding sequence TTGACCGCTGAACAATCCATATCAGGTAGCCCGGAAAAGGTTCCCGGCCGGTTTTATTCTTATCTGAATAGCGCCGTAAAGATCATCGGCAGTTATAAGGGAGAAATGCCGCTGGCCCATTTTTTAAAAAACTTTTTCTCCGGAGAAAAAAAATTTGGCAGTAAAGACCGGAAGCAGATCGCACAACTGTGTTATGCGTATTACCGGCTGGGGAAGGATTTTACCGATCTTTCTTTTGAACAGCGGATCCTGCTGGGATTACGGACGACCGCAGATGCGGCGGCCGTTGCCTGGGAGCCCCTGTTTGAAGCCTATCAGGTGCCGCAACATTTTTCAGGAACGGTATTCCCCTGGAAAAAACAGCTGAGCCCTTCTGTTGATGCGGCTTTGCTCGAACAGTCATTTCTTACCCAACCCGATCTTTTCCTGCGTATCCGCCCCGGCAACGAAGCGGGGGTAAAACAAAAACTGGAAGCTGCCGGTATCAGCTTTAAACTGGAAGGTGATGCGATCCGGTTAAACAATGCGGTAAAGGCGGATACTGTTCTTGACATCAACAGGGAAGTGGTGGTACAGGACCTGAGCTCGCAGCAAACGGCCGGTCTGCTGCGCTTTTTTAAAACACTCAAGGCTCACCCCGATAGCTATCGGGGCTCAACGCTCCAATCTCCAATCAGTATCTGGGATTGTTGTGCCGCAAGCGGAGGAAAATCTCTGTTGGCATGGGATGTACTGGCCCCGGCTGAACTGACGGTATCAGACCTGCGTTCCAGCATCATCGCCAACCTGAAGCGCCGTTTCCGGGAAGCGGGGATCACTTCATTTAATGCATTGGTAGCAGATGCTACCATGTCTCCGGCACCACATTTCCGCGCCCATTTTGATCTGGTAATTGCCGATGTGCCTTGTTCCGGAAGCGGTACCTGGAGCCGTACACCGGAGCGGCTGCATTATTTTAACACTTCCGAGATAAAGACCTATGCCACGTTGCAGCGAAAAATTCTGACGAACCTGGGGCATGCTGTAAAGCCCGGTGGTTTTTTACTTTATATCACCTGTTCCGTATTCCATGCGGAGAATGAAGACCAGGTGGCCTGGTTACAGCAACGGGGGTGGAAGGTAAAAGAACAACAAGTGATAAAAGGATATACACTTAAAGCGGACACCATGTTCGGGGCCTTGCTGCAAAAAGAACAATAA
- the odhB gene encoding 2-oxoglutarate dehydrogenase complex dihydrolipoyllysine-residue succinyltransferase, with protein sequence MAIDIKVPTVGESISEVTLLKWVKNTGEYVERDEVIAELESEKATFEVNAEKAGVLTTNAAEGDTLNIGDTIASIDDTAARPEPEPGAEQAPADKKPAEAKTPAPDPEKQKPAAVPGNGTTTAASVKATPVASAIIADKGLNPKDVTPSGIAGKIVKEDVLAALANPGRKAFAGGELYSRNERAQKMTSLRKTISRRLVEAKNTTAMLTTFNEVNMKPIMDIRSKYKDKFKEAHGVGLGFMSFFAKACAIALSEWPSVNAYIDGDQILFHDYADISIAVSTPRGLTVPVIRNVESLSMAGVEKAVLDLAKKARDSKLTAEDLTGGTFTITNGGVFGSLISTPIINLPQSAILGMHNIVERPIAENGQVVIRPMMYIALSYDHRIVDGRESVSFLVRVKELLENPALLLIQQDPIKTLLEL encoded by the coding sequence ATGGCAATTGATATAAAAGTTCCCACTGTTGGGGAATCGATCAGTGAAGTGACCCTCTTAAAATGGGTAAAAAATACAGGGGAATATGTTGAGCGCGATGAAGTGATCGCCGAACTGGAAAGTGAAAAAGCCACTTTCGAGGTAAATGCGGAGAAAGCAGGAGTGCTCACCACCAATGCCGCTGAGGGGGATACCCTGAACATCGGGGACACCATTGCCTCTATTGATGATACAGCAGCCCGGCCGGAGCCTGAACCCGGGGCGGAACAGGCGCCTGCGGATAAAAAGCCGGCAGAGGCCAAGACCCCGGCCCCGGATCCTGAAAAGCAAAAACCGGCAGCTGTTCCCGGTAACGGAACCACTACCGCCGCATCGGTAAAAGCAACACCGGTTGCTTCCGCTATTATTGCAGACAAGGGGTTGAACCCGAAAGATGTGACACCTTCCGGAATTGCGGGTAAGATCGTAAAAGAGGATGTACTGGCCGCACTGGCAAACCCGGGAAGAAAAGCTTTTGCAGGCGGAGAACTGTATAGCCGGAACGAGCGGGCGCAAAAGATGACCAGCCTCCGCAAAACGATCAGCCGCCGGCTAGTGGAAGCAAAAAATACCACGGCCATGCTCACCACCTTTAACGAAGTGAACATGAAGCCGATCATGGATATACGGTCCAAATACAAGGATAAATTTAAAGAGGCACATGGAGTAGGACTGGGCTTTATGAGCTTTTTTGCAAAGGCCTGTGCCATTGCATTGTCCGAATGGCCTTCTGTAAATGCATACATCGACGGAGATCAGATCCTGTTCCATGATTATGCAGACATCAGCATTGCCGTAAGCACTCCCCGCGGACTGACCGTTCCGGTGATCCGGAACGTGGAAAGTCTGAGCATGGCCGGCGTGGAAAAAGCGGTGCTGGACCTGGCGAAGAAAGCACGCGACAGCAAATTGACCGCGGAGGACCTAACCGGGGGGACTTTTACGATCACCAATGGAGGAGTATTCGGCTCCCTGATCAGTACCCCGATCATCAATTTACCGCAAAGTGCCATCCTGGGTATGCACAATATCGTAGAGCGGCCCATTGCAGAAAACGGGCAGGTGGTGATCCGTCCGATGATGTATATCGCGTTGAGTTATGACCACCGGATCGTCGATGGAAGGGAATCAGTAAGCTTCCTGGTCCGCGTAAAGGAATTGCTGGAAAATCCGGCACTGCTGCTGATTCAGCAGGACCCGATAAAAACCTTACTGGAATTATAA